In Burkholderia savannae, one genomic interval encodes:
- a CDS encoding isoprenyl transferase: MTYTSSTVRVPDVAAVPRHIAIIMDGNGRWATERRLPRVAGHTRGVDAVRSVVEGCARMGVEYLTLFAFSSENWRRPNDEVSFLMRLFITALEREVGKLHANGIRLRVVGDLTKFEPRIQALIRRAETKTARNTRLTLTIAANYGGRWDILQATQKLVDEAAREGRAVEIDEDAFARHLAMSYAPEPDLFIRTGGEQRISNFLLWQLAYTEFYFTDKFWPDFDADALTEALASYTHRERRFGRTSAQLEPQAQDADSLSC, translated from the coding sequence ATGACTTATACCAGCTCTACCGTTCGCGTGCCTGACGTCGCCGCCGTGCCGCGTCACATCGCGATCATCATGGACGGCAACGGCCGGTGGGCGACCGAGCGCCGCCTGCCGCGCGTCGCGGGACACACGCGCGGCGTCGACGCGGTGCGCTCCGTCGTCGAGGGATGCGCGCGCATGGGCGTCGAATACCTGACGCTCTTCGCGTTCAGCTCGGAGAACTGGCGCCGGCCGAACGACGAGGTGTCGTTCCTGATGCGCCTGTTCATCACCGCGCTCGAGCGCGAGGTCGGCAAGCTGCACGCGAACGGCATCCGGCTGCGCGTCGTCGGCGACCTGACGAAGTTCGAGCCGCGCATCCAGGCGCTCATCCGCCGCGCGGAAACGAAAACCGCCCGCAACACGCGCCTCACGCTCACGATCGCCGCGAACTACGGCGGTCGTTGGGACATCCTGCAGGCGACGCAGAAGCTCGTCGACGAGGCGGCGCGCGAAGGGCGCGCGGTCGAGATCGACGAGGACGCGTTCGCCCGCCATCTGGCGATGTCCTACGCGCCGGAGCCCGATCTCTTCATCCGCACGGGCGGCGAGCAGCGGATCAGCAATTTCCTGCTCTGGCAGCTCGCGTACACCGAGTTCTACTTCACCGACAAATTCTGGCCGGATTTCGACGCGGACGCGCTTACCGAGGCGCTCGCGTCGTACACGCACCGCGAACGCCGCTTCGGCCGCACGAGCGCGCAGCTCGAACCCCAGGCTCAGGACGCCGACTCCCTTTCATGCTGA
- a CDS encoding phosphatidate cytidylyltransferase yields the protein MLKTRVITAVVLLAVLLPVTLFAPLSAFGALIALVLVFAAWEWGRLLKLGGVGPVAYAAVAALALAASTRLGIGAQAARPLFEAAGVFWLLAGPYALWRKPALAGRAWKPFLLAAGLVVFAACWHALVAARAQGVPFVLSLLLVVWLADIGAYFAGKRFGKRKLAPSVSPGKTWEGAAGGWLAVMAVAGAAVAAHAFEPTLYSAFVAHYGAAGGFAALTVLVAFSIVGDLFESLLKRQAGVKDSSGLLPGHGGVLDRVDALLPVLPLAMLLLG from the coding sequence ATGCTGAAGACCCGTGTCATCACGGCGGTCGTGCTGCTGGCAGTGCTGCTGCCCGTGACGCTGTTCGCGCCGCTTTCCGCGTTCGGCGCGCTGATCGCGCTCGTGCTCGTGTTCGCCGCGTGGGAATGGGGGCGGCTACTGAAGCTGGGCGGCGTCGGCCCCGTTGCCTACGCGGCCGTCGCGGCGCTCGCGCTCGCCGCGAGCACGCGGCTCGGCATCGGCGCGCAGGCCGCGCGGCCGCTCTTCGAGGCGGCGGGCGTGTTCTGGCTGCTGGCCGGCCCGTACGCGCTCTGGCGCAAGCCGGCGCTCGCCGGGCGCGCGTGGAAGCCGTTTCTGCTCGCGGCGGGCCTCGTCGTCTTTGCCGCGTGCTGGCATGCGCTCGTCGCGGCGCGCGCACAAGGCGTACCCTTCGTATTGTCGCTGTTGCTGGTGGTGTGGCTCGCCGATATCGGCGCATACTTTGCCGGCAAGAGATTCGGCAAGCGCAAGCTCGCGCCGTCCGTGAGCCCGGGCAAGACCTGGGAAGGCGCGGCGGGCGGGTGGCTCGCGGTGATGGCAGTCGCCGGTGCGGCCGTCGCGGCGCACGCGTTCGAGCCGACCCTTTATTCGGCGTTCGTCGCGCATTACGGCGCGGCGGGTGGGTTCGCGGCGTTGACGGTTCTCGTCGCGTTCAGCATCGTCGGCGACCTGTTCGAGTCGCTCCTGAAGCGCCAGGCGGGCGTGAAGGATTCAAGCGGGCTGCTGCCGGGCCACGGCGGCGTGCTCGACCGCGTCGACGCGCTGCTGCCCGTGCTGCCGCTCGCCATGCTGCTGCTCGGTTAA
- a CDS encoding 1-deoxy-D-xylulose-5-phosphate reductoisomerase, with amino-acid sequence MHKRLTLLGSTGSIGDSTLDVVARHPERFAVHALTAHRNGDKLVAQCLRFSPDVAVVGDAETAARVDAQLRAAGSKTQVAHGPQALVDVSKSDGCDTVVAAIVGAAGLAPSLAAARAGKRVLLANKESLVMSGAIFMDAVRDHGAILLPVDSEHNAIFQCMPRDAAERGGIAKIIVTASGGPFRTREPATLADVTPDEACKHPNWVMGRKISVDSATMMNKGLEVIEAHWLFGLQSERIDVLIHPQSVIHSLVSYRDGSVLAQLGNPDMRTPIAHALAFPERVDAGVAPLDLAQIATLTFEKPDYARFPCLALSIQALEAGGIASTALNAANEIAVDAFLSRRIRFTAIAQTVEVVLNGLANRTPSGLDDVIGADADARRAAAAFIDKLPAPGVERAA; translated from the coding sequence ATGCATAAACGTCTGACATTGCTCGGTTCGACGGGCTCGATCGGAGACAGCACGCTCGACGTCGTCGCGCGTCATCCGGAGCGCTTCGCGGTTCACGCGCTCACTGCCCACCGCAACGGAGACAAGCTCGTCGCCCAGTGCCTGCGCTTTTCGCCCGACGTCGCGGTGGTCGGCGACGCCGAAACCGCCGCGCGGGTCGACGCGCAATTGCGCGCCGCGGGCAGCAAGACTCAGGTCGCGCACGGCCCGCAGGCGCTCGTCGACGTGTCGAAGAGCGACGGCTGCGACACCGTCGTCGCGGCGATCGTCGGCGCGGCGGGGCTCGCGCCGAGCCTCGCCGCCGCGCGCGCGGGCAAGCGCGTGCTGCTCGCGAACAAGGAATCGCTCGTGATGTCGGGCGCGATCTTCATGGACGCGGTGCGCGACCATGGCGCGATCCTCTTGCCCGTCGACAGCGAGCACAACGCGATCTTCCAGTGCATGCCGCGCGACGCGGCCGAGCGCGGCGGGATCGCGAAGATCATCGTGACCGCGTCGGGCGGCCCGTTCCGCACGCGCGAGCCCGCGACGCTCGCCGACGTGACGCCCGACGAGGCGTGCAAGCACCCGAACTGGGTGATGGGCCGCAAGATCTCGGTCGACTCGGCGACGATGATGAACAAGGGCCTCGAGGTGATCGAGGCGCATTGGCTGTTCGGCCTGCAGAGCGAGCGGATCGACGTGCTGATCCATCCGCAGAGCGTGATCCATTCGCTCGTGTCGTATCGCGACGGCTCGGTGCTCGCGCAGCTCGGCAATCCCGACATGCGCACGCCGATCGCGCACGCGCTCGCGTTTCCCGAGCGCGTCGACGCGGGCGTCGCGCCGCTCGATCTCGCGCAGATCGCGACGCTCACGTTCGAGAAGCCCGACTACGCGCGCTTCCCGTGCCTCGCGCTGTCGATCCAGGCGCTCGAGGCGGGCGGCATTGCGAGCACGGCGCTCAATGCGGCGAACGAGATCGCGGTCGACGCGTTTTTGTCGCGGCGCATTCGCTTCACCGCGATCGCGCAGACGGTCGAGGTGGTGCTGAACGGGCTTGCCAACCGCACGCCGAGCGGCCTCGACGATGTGATCGGCGCCGACGCCGACGCGCGTCGCGCGGCAGCCGCGTTCATCGACAAACTGCCCGCGCCCGGCGTCGAGCGGGCCGCCTGA
- the rseP gene encoding RIP metalloprotease RseP, translated as MNVLVELIAFAVAIGVLVVVHEYGHYRVARWCGVKVLRFSIGFGAPVARWVSKTTGTEWTLSALPLGGYVKMLDERDPGEGIRADELPRAFNRQPVGKRIAIVAAGPIANFLLAIALFSFVFATGVTEPAAIVAPPAAGTPAAVAGFDGGETIVSIRDARAGDARGGEAEPVRSWSDLRWKLLGAAFDRKDVVLGARNRADGTTYDFRVDLHGVTERDVDDEFMTRLGFEPGGGSLTVTSVLPGGAAQQAGLGPGDKLVALDGARIGGSTRFIDDVKAHAGRKLSLRIERAGVERTVSIVPQAQRDDETGKEVGRIGAALALQTPSVDVRYGALESIELGVRRTWDISVYSLKMFGRMLTGEASLKNLSGPVTIADYAGKSARLGWSAFLSFLALVSISLGVLNLLPIPVLDGGHLLYYLVEAATGKAVSERWQLILQRAGLICIVALSAIALFNDLARLIHF; from the coding sequence ATGAACGTGCTGGTCGAACTGATCGCGTTTGCGGTGGCGATCGGCGTGCTGGTCGTCGTGCATGAGTACGGGCATTACCGCGTCGCTCGCTGGTGCGGCGTCAAGGTGCTGCGCTTCTCGATCGGCTTCGGCGCGCCGGTCGCGCGCTGGGTCAGCAAGACGACGGGCACCGAATGGACGCTGTCCGCGCTGCCGCTCGGCGGCTACGTGAAGATGCTCGACGAGCGCGATCCGGGCGAAGGCATCCGCGCGGACGAATTGCCGCGCGCGTTCAACCGGCAGCCGGTCGGCAAGCGCATCGCGATCGTCGCGGCCGGCCCGATCGCGAATTTCCTGCTTGCGATTGCGCTCTTTTCGTTCGTGTTCGCGACGGGCGTGACCGAGCCCGCGGCGATCGTCGCACCGCCCGCGGCCGGCACGCCCGCCGCGGTTGCAGGTTTCGACGGCGGCGAGACGATCGTGTCGATTCGCGACGCGCGCGCGGGCGACGCGCGGGGCGGCGAGGCCGAGCCGGTGCGCTCGTGGTCCGACCTGCGCTGGAAGCTGCTTGGCGCGGCGTTCGACCGCAAGGACGTCGTGCTCGGCGCGCGCAATCGCGCCGACGGCACGACGTACGATTTCCGCGTCGATCTGCACGGCGTCACCGAGCGCGACGTCGACGACGAGTTCATGACGCGTCTCGGCTTCGAGCCGGGCGGCGGGTCGCTGACGGTGACGTCGGTGCTGCCGGGCGGCGCGGCGCAGCAGGCGGGGCTCGGGCCGGGCGACAAGCTCGTCGCGCTCGACGGCGCGCGCATCGGCGGCTCGACGCGCTTCATCGACGACGTGAAGGCGCACGCGGGCCGTAAGCTCTCGTTGAGAATCGAGCGCGCGGGCGTCGAGCGCACGGTGTCGATCGTGCCGCAGGCGCAGCGCGACGACGAGACGGGCAAGGAAGTGGGCCGCATCGGCGCCGCGCTCGCGCTGCAGACGCCGTCCGTCGACGTGCGCTACGGCGCGCTCGAGAGCATCGAGCTCGGCGTGCGGCGCACGTGGGACATCTCGGTTTATTCGCTGAAGATGTTCGGCAGGATGCTGACGGGCGAGGCGTCGCTGAAGAATCTGTCCGGGCCCGTGACGATCGCGGACTATGCGGGCAAGAGCGCGCGGCTCGGATGGTCGGCGTTCCTATCGTTCCTCGCCCTTGTCAGCATTAGCCTCGGCGTGCTGAACTTGCTGCCGATTCCCGTTTTGGACGGGGGGCATCTGTTATATTATCTGGTTGAAGCCGCGACCGGCAAGGCCGTATCGGAGCGCTGGCAACTGATTCTGCAAAGAGCGGGATTGATCTGCATCGTCGCGCTGTCGGCGATCGCGCTGTTCAACGATCTGGCTCGGTTGATCCATTTTTGA
- the bamA gene encoding outer membrane protein assembly factor BamA, whose amino-acid sequence MLFKPHRFVPKTVAAAALAAHGLAAHATAPFVVQDIKIEGLQRVEAGSVFAYLPIKQGDTFTDDKASEAIRALYATGFFNDVRIATQGNVVIVQVQERPAIASIDFTGIKEFDKDNLNKALKAVGLSQGRYYDKSLVDKAEQELKRQYLTRGFYAAEVSTTVTPVDANRVSILFSVAEGPSAKIRQINFIGNKTFSTGTLRDEMQLSTPNWFSWYTKNDLYSKEKLTGDLENVRSYYLNRGYLEFNIESTQVSISPDKKDMYLTVTLHEGEPYTVSSVKLAGNLLDRQAELEKLVKIKPGDRFSAEKLQQTTKAIVDKLGQYGYAFATVNAQPEIDQASHKVGLTLVVDPSRRVYVRRINIVGNTRTRDEVVRREMRQLESSWFDSSRLALSKDRVNRLGYFTDVDVTTVPVEGTNDQVDVNVKVAEKPTGAITLGAGFSSTDKVVLSAGISQDNVFGSGTSLAVNVNTAKSYRTLTVTQVDPYFTVDGIKRITDVFYRTYQPLYYSTNSSFRIITAGGNLKFGIPFSETDTVYFGAGFEQNRLDVDTNTPQSYQDYVQQFGRVSNTVPLTVAWSRDGRDSALIPSRGYFTQANIEYGVPVGKIQYYKADVQAQYYYSFARGFILGLNLQGGYGNGIGNPYPIFKNYYAGGIGSVRGYEPSSLGPRDTKTNDPIGGSKMIVGNIELTFPLPGTGYDRTLRVFTFLDGGNVWGNAPGGTSTGANGLRYGYGIGLAWISPIGPLKLSLGFPLQKHEGDQYQKFQFQIGTAF is encoded by the coding sequence ATGTTGTTCAAACCTCATCGCTTCGTACCTAAGACGGTTGCTGCCGCGGCGCTCGCCGCGCATGGTCTCGCGGCGCACGCAACGGCGCCCTTCGTGGTGCAGGACATCAAGATCGAAGGCTTGCAGCGCGTCGAGGCGGGTTCCGTGTTCGCGTACCTGCCGATCAAGCAGGGCGACACGTTCACCGACGACAAGGCATCCGAAGCGATTCGCGCGCTGTACGCGACGGGTTTCTTCAACGACGTGCGGATCGCGACGCAGGGCAACGTCGTGATCGTCCAGGTGCAGGAGCGTCCGGCGATCGCATCGATCGATTTCACCGGCATCAAGGAATTCGACAAGGACAACCTGAACAAGGCGCTGAAGGCGGTTGGCCTGTCGCAGGGCCGCTATTACGACAAGTCGCTCGTCGACAAGGCCGAGCAGGAGCTCAAGCGCCAGTACCTGACGCGCGGCTTCTACGCGGCGGAAGTGTCGACGACGGTCACGCCCGTCGACGCGAACCGCGTGTCGATCCTGTTCTCGGTCGCCGAGGGCCCGAGCGCGAAGATCCGCCAGATCAATTTCATCGGCAACAAGACGTTCAGCACGGGCACGCTGCGCGACGAGATGCAGCTGTCGACCCCGAACTGGTTCTCGTGGTACACGAAGAACGACCTGTACTCGAAGGAAAAGCTGACGGGCGACCTCGAGAACGTGCGCTCGTACTACCTGAACCGCGGGTATCTCGAGTTCAACATCGAGTCGACCCAGGTGTCGATCTCGCCCGACAAGAAGGACATGTACCTGACGGTGACGCTGCACGAAGGCGAGCCGTACACGGTATCGAGCGTGAAGCTCGCGGGCAATCTGCTGGATCGCCAGGCGGAGCTCGAGAAGCTGGTCAAGATCAAGCCGGGCGACCGCTTCTCGGCCGAGAAGCTGCAGCAGACGACGAAGGCGATCGTCGACAAGCTCGGCCAGTACGGCTATGCGTTCGCGACGGTGAACGCGCAGCCCGAGATCGACCAGGCGTCGCACAAGGTCGGCCTCACGCTCGTCGTCGATCCGAGCCGCCGCGTGTACGTGCGGCGGATCAACATCGTCGGCAACACGCGCACGCGCGACGAAGTGGTGCGCCGCGAAATGCGCCAGCTCGAGAGCTCGTGGTTCGATTCGAGCCGCCTCGCGTTGTCGAAGGACCGGGTCAACCGTCTCGGCTACTTCACCGACGTCGACGTGACGACGGTTCCCGTCGAGGGCACGAACGACCAGGTCGACGTGAACGTGAAGGTCGCCGAAAAGCCGACGGGCGCGATCACGCTGGGCGCGGGCTTCTCGTCGACGGACAAGGTCGTGCTGTCGGCGGGCATCTCGCAGGACAACGTGTTCGGCTCGGGCACGAGCCTTGCAGTGAACGTGAACACCGCGAAGAGCTACCGTACGCTGACCGTCACGCAGGTCGATCCGTACTTCACCGTCGACGGCATCAAGCGGATCACCGACGTGTTCTACCGCACGTACCAGCCGCTCTATTACTCGACGAACTCGAGCTTCCGGATCATCACGGCGGGCGGCAACCTGAAGTTCGGCATCCCGTTCTCGGAAACCGATACGGTTTATTTCGGCGCGGGCTTCGAGCAGAACCGCCTCGATGTCGATACGAATACGCCGCAGTCGTATCAGGACTACGTGCAGCAATTCGGCCGCGTGTCGAACACGGTGCCGCTGACGGTCGCTTGGTCGCGCGACGGGCGCGACAGCGCGTTGATCCCGAGCCGCGGCTACTTCACGCAGGCGAACATCGAATACGGCGTGCCGGTCGGCAAGATCCAGTACTACAAGGCGGACGTGCAGGCGCAGTACTACTACTCGTTCGCGCGCGGCTTCATCCTGGGCCTGAACCTGCAAGGCGGCTACGGCAACGGCATCGGCAACCCGTATCCGATCTTCAAGAACTACTACGCGGGCGGTATCGGCTCCGTGCGCGGCTACGAGCCGAGCTCGCTCGGCCCGCGGGACACGAAGACGAACGATCCGATCGGCGGCTCGAAGATGATCGTCGGCAACATCGAGCTGACGTTCCCGCTGCCGGGCACGGGCTACGACCGCACGCTGCGCGTGTTCACGTTCCTCGACGGCGGCAACGTGTGGGGCAACGCGCCGGGCGGCACGAGCACGGGCGCGAACGGCCTGCGCTACGGCTACGGTATCGGTCTTGCGTGGATCTCGCCGATCGGGCCGCTCAAGCTGAGCTTGGGCTTCCCGCTGCAGAAGCACGAAGGCGATCAGTATCAGAAATTCCAGTTCCAGATCGGAACGGCGTTCTGA
- a CDS encoding OmpH family outer membrane protein has protein sequence MCALALAAALGATLAHAQDVARIAAVNSDRILRESAPAKAAQTKLEAEFAKRDKDLQDMAARLKSMSDALDKNGPTLSANERAQKQRDLAQLDTDFQRKQREFREDLNQRRNEELAAVLDKANKVIKQIAEQQNYDLIVQEAVYVSPRIDITDKVLKALSSPSSLSN, from the coding sequence ATGTGCGCGCTGGCGCTTGCCGCCGCGCTCGGCGCGACGCTCGCGCACGCGCAGGACGTCGCGCGGATCGCGGCCGTCAATTCGGATCGGATCCTGCGCGAGTCGGCGCCCGCCAAGGCCGCGCAAACGAAACTCGAAGCCGAGTTCGCGAAGCGCGACAAGGATCTGCAGGACATGGCCGCGCGCCTGAAGTCGATGTCCGACGCGCTCGACAAGAACGGTCCGACGTTGTCGGCCAACGAGCGTGCGCAGAAGCAGCGCGACCTCGCGCAGCTCGACACCGATTTCCAGCGCAAGCAGCGCGAGTTTCGCGAGGATCTGAACCAGCGCCGCAACGAAGAGCTCGCGGCGGTGCTCGACAAGGCGAACAAGGTGATCAAGCAGATCGCCGAGCAGCAGAACTACGATCTGATCGTGCAGGAAGCGGTGTACGTGAGCCCGCGCATCGACATCACCGACAAGGTGCTGAAGGCGCTCTCGTCGCCTTCGAGCCTGTCGAACTGA
- the lpxD gene encoding UDP-3-O-(3-hydroxymyristoyl)glucosamine N-acyltransferase, whose protein sequence is MALTLEALVARFGGEIVGDGGREVGGLAPLDQAGPQQLAFLANPKYLAQVETTGAAAVLIAPRDLEKLGAAANGRNFIVTPNPYAYFARVAQMFIDLAAPQRAAGVHPSATIDPAAQVAASAVIGPHVTVEAGAVIGERVQLDASVFVGRGTRIGDDSHLYPNVAIYHGCTLGPRAIVHSGAVIGSDGFGFAPDFVGEGDARTGAWVKIPQVGGVKVGPDVEIGANTTIDRGAMADTVIEECVKIDNLVQIGHNCRIGAYTVIAGCAGIAGSTTIGRHCMIGGAVGIAGHVTLGDGVIVTAKSGVSKSLPKAGIYTSAFPAVEHGDWNKSAALVRNLDKLRDRIKALETALAAREGDAGGA, encoded by the coding sequence ATGGCATTGACGCTTGAGGCGCTCGTCGCGCGATTCGGCGGCGAGATCGTCGGCGACGGCGGGCGCGAGGTCGGCGGTCTCGCGCCGCTCGATCAGGCGGGCCCGCAGCAGCTCGCGTTCCTCGCGAATCCGAAATATCTCGCGCAAGTCGAGACGACGGGCGCCGCCGCGGTGCTGATCGCGCCGCGCGATCTCGAGAAGCTCGGCGCGGCCGCGAACGGCCGCAACTTCATCGTCACGCCGAATCCGTACGCGTACTTCGCGCGCGTCGCGCAGATGTTCATCGATCTCGCTGCACCGCAGCGCGCCGCGGGCGTGCATCCGAGCGCGACGATCGATCCCGCCGCGCAGGTCGCCGCGAGCGCGGTGATCGGCCCGCACGTGACGGTCGAGGCGGGCGCCGTGATCGGCGAGCGCGTGCAGCTCGATGCGAGCGTGTTCGTCGGGCGCGGCACGCGGATCGGCGACGACTCGCACCTGTATCCGAACGTCGCGATTTATCACGGCTGCACGCTCGGGCCGCGCGCGATCGTCCATTCGGGCGCCGTGATTGGCTCCGACGGCTTCGGCTTCGCGCCGGATTTCGTCGGCGAAGGCGATGCGCGTACGGGCGCCTGGGTCAAGATTCCGCAGGTCGGCGGCGTGAAGGTCGGCCCCGACGTCGAGATCGGCGCGAACACGACGATCGACCGCGGCGCGATGGCGGACACCGTCATCGAAGAATGCGTGAAGATCGACAACCTCGTGCAGATCGGCCACAACTGCCGGATCGGCGCGTACACGGTGATCGCCGGCTGCGCGGGCATCGCGGGCAGCACGACGATCGGCAGGCATTGCATGATCGGCGGCGCGGTGGGCATCGCGGGCCACGTGACGCTCGGCGATGGCGTGATCGTTACCGCGAAGTCCGGCGTATCGAAGTCGCTGCCGAAGGCGGGCATCTATACGAGCGCGTTTCCGGCCGTCGAGCACGGCGACTGGAACAAGAGCGCGGCGCTCGTGCGCAACCTGGACAAATTGCGCGACCGGATCAAGGCGCTCGAGACCGCGCTGGCCGCGCGGGAAGGCGACGCCGGCGGCGCATGA
- the fabZ gene encoding 3-hydroxyacyl-ACP dehydratase FabZ, with the protein MSSEKINFDIHKILTLLPHRYPILLVDRVLELEPHKSIKALKNVTVNEPFFTGHFPKRPVMPGVLIIEALAQAAALLTFAEAQPKDPENTLYYFVGIDNARFKRVVEPGDQLILNVTFERYIRGIWKFKAVAEVDGKVAAEAELMCTVKTADAAP; encoded by the coding sequence ATGAGCTCTGAAAAAATCAACTTCGACATCCATAAGATCCTCACGCTGCTGCCGCACCGCTATCCGATTCTGCTCGTCGATCGCGTGCTCGAACTCGAGCCGCACAAGTCCATCAAAGCGTTGAAGAACGTGACGGTCAACGAGCCGTTCTTCACAGGCCATTTCCCGAAGCGGCCGGTGATGCCGGGCGTGCTGATCATCGAGGCGCTCGCGCAGGCGGCCGCGCTCCTCACGTTTGCCGAGGCGCAGCCGAAGGACCCGGAGAATACGCTGTACTACTTCGTCGGCATCGATAATGCGCGCTTCAAGCGCGTCGTCGAGCCGGGCGACCAGCTGATCCTGAACGTGACGTTCGAGCGCTACATTCGCGGCATCTGGAAGTTCAAGGCCGTCGCGGAAGTGGACGGCAAGGTCGCGGCGGAAGCCGAGCTGATGTGCACGGTCAAGACGGCCGACGCGGCGCCCTGA
- the lpxA gene encoding acyl-ACP--UDP-N-acetylglucosamine O-acyltransferase encodes MSRIHPTAIIEPGAQIHETAEIGPYAIVGPNVTIGARTTIGSHSVIEGHTTIGEDNRIGHYASVGGRPQDMKYKDEPTKLVIGDRNTIREFTTIHTGTVQDTGVTTLGDDNWIMAYVHIGHDCRVGSHVILSSNAQMAGHVEIGDWAIVGGMSGVHQFVRIGAHSMLGGASALVQDIPPFVIAAGNKAEPHGINVEGLRRRGFSPDAISALRSAYRILYKNGLSLEEAKVQLRELAQAGGDGDAAVKALADFVETSQRGIIR; translated from the coding sequence ATGAGCAGGATTCACCCCACGGCGATCATCGAGCCGGGCGCGCAGATCCACGAGACGGCCGAGATCGGCCCGTATGCGATCGTCGGTCCGAACGTGACGATCGGCGCGCGGACCACGATCGGTTCGCACAGCGTGATCGAAGGCCATACGACGATCGGCGAAGACAATCGCATCGGCCATTACGCGTCGGTGGGCGGCCGTCCGCAGGACATGAAGTACAAAGACGAGCCGACGAAGCTCGTGATCGGCGATCGCAACACGATCCGCGAATTCACGACGATTCACACGGGCACCGTGCAGGACACGGGCGTCACGACGCTCGGCGACGACAACTGGATCATGGCGTACGTGCATATCGGCCACGACTGCCGCGTCGGCAGCCACGTGATCCTGTCGAGCAACGCGCAGATGGCGGGGCACGTCGAGATCGGCGACTGGGCGATCGTCGGGGGGATGTCGGGCGTCCACCAGTTCGTGCGGATCGGCGCGCATTCGATGCTGGGCGGCGCGTCGGCGCTCGTGCAGGACATTCCGCCTTTTGTCATCGCCGCGGGCAACAAGGCCGAGCCGCACGGAATCAACGTCGAGGGGCTGCGCCGCCGCGGTTTCTCGCCCGATGCGATCTCCGCGCTGCGCAGCGCGTACCGGATACTGTACAAGAACGGCCTGTCGCTCGAAGAGGCGAAGGTCCAGCTGCGCGAGCTCGCGCAGGCGGGCGGCGACGGCGACGCGGCCGTCAAGGCGCTAGCCGACTTCGTCGAGACGTCGCAGCGCGGCATCATTCGCTGA